A window from Myripristis murdjan chromosome 11, fMyrMur1.1, whole genome shotgun sequence encodes these proteins:
- the irx1b gene encoding iroquois-class homeodomain protein IRX-1b — translation MSFPQLGYPQFLSASHEVYGGERPASAREGGTEGGVSSSATAAAVGSMLGMYGSPWAAHNYSAFLPYSGATDLALISQMGSQYDLKDSPGAHPAALPVHAAQGFYPYGQYPYGDPARAKTATRETTSTLKAWLQEHQKNPYPTKGEKIMLAIITKMTLTQVSTWFANARRRLKKENKVTWGRSAEDRDGRIFSSDNEDDHGKNGSEDDDEEEEIDLETVDIERPEEQRAGEQLGTGKGEGDAGLAAREASEPKSSESSRTLSVEGLRGAEGAISLIKAPVVKLAVDHSPSRQECQRPPQSKPKIWSLAETATAPDSSHKPSPAAHAHHPALASAAHPALLPGHGIYTCQIGKLHNWANAAFLNANSLLNMRSLLGGAPATHLPLHGAQAARHDARPAATGLGASGTEDDSDEESSGSFSPKRDDEESDHRPDSPKSSFQLITDRPHHGTAPQRVLTTTL, via the exons ATGTCTTTCCCTCAGCTGGGGTATCCCCAGTTCCTAAGTGCCTCCCATGAGGTGTACGGGGGCGAGCGGCCGGCCTCTGCCCGGGAAGGAGGCACCGAGGGAGGCGTGAGCTCGTCCGCCACCGCCGCGGCTGTCGGCTCCATGCTGGGGATGTACGGGAGCCCATGGGCGGCTCACAACTACAGTGCCTTTCTGCCGTACAGCGGAGCCACAGACCTCGCCCTCATATCCCAAATG GGCTCCCAGTATGACCTGAAGGACAGTCCGGGGGCCCACCCAGCCGCGCTGCCTGTCCACGCCGCTCAAGGTTTCTACCCGTACGGCCAGTATCCATACGGGGACCCGGCGAGGGCCAAGACGGCCACTCGGGAGACCACCAGCACCCTGAAGGCCTGGCTGCAGGAGCACCAGAAGAACCCATATCCCACCAAAGGCGAGAAGATCATGCTGGCTATCATCACCAAAATGACACTCACACAG GTGTCTACGTGGTTCGCCAACGCCCGCAGGAGGCTGAAGAAGGAGAACAAGGTGACCTGGGGCCGGAGCGCCGAGGACCGAGACGGGCGGATCTTCAGCAGCGACAACGAGGACGACCACGGCAAGAACGGCAGTGAAGATgacgatgaagaggaggagatcgATTTGGAAACTGTCGATATCGAGAGGCCCGAGGAGCAGCGAGCAGGGGAGCAGCTGGGCACtgggaagggagagggagacgcAGGCCTGGCCGCCAGAGAGGCCTCGGAGCCGAAGAGCTCGGAGAGCAGCAGGACGCTTTCAGTGGAGGGCCTGAGAGGAGCGGAGGGGGCTATTTCTCTGATAAAGGCTCCTGTTGTGAAACTCGCGGTGGATCATTCTCCCAGTCGACAGGAGTGCCAGAGACCACCGCAGAGCAAGCCCAAAATCTGGTCCCTGGCTGAGACGGCCACGGCCCCCGACAGCTCTCACAAACCCTCCCCCGCGGCTCATGCGCACCACCCTGCTCTGGCCTCCGCTGCTCACCCGGCCTTACTCCCGGGTCATGGGATATATACATGCCAGATTGGCAAGCTGCACAACTGGGCCAACGCGGCTTTTCTGAATGCCAACTCTCTTTTGAACATGAGGTCGCTGCTCGGAGGGGCTCCGGCCACACACCTGCCTCTCCACGGCGCACAGGCGGCGCGTCATGACGCACGACCGGCCGCGACGGGTCTCGGAGCCTCGGGGACGGAGGATGACAGCGATGAAGAGTCGTCAGGAAGCTTCAGTCCAAAGCGAGATG ACGAAGAGAGCGACCACAGGCCTGACTCCCCTAAGTCCTCATTTCAGCTGATCACTGACAG ACCTCACCACGGGACAGCACCACAGCGAGTTCTGACAACGACAttatga